CGGACCATCGCGTGGCGGCGGTCCTCGTCGACCAGGTCCCACTTGTTGAACGCCAGCACGCACGCGCGCCCGGCCTCGACGACCATGGTCAGCACCCGCAGGTCCTGCTCCGACAGCGGCTCGGCCGCGTCCAGCAGCACGATCGCGACCTCGGCCGCGTCGATCGCGGTCTTGGTGCGCAGCGAGGCGTAGTACTCGGCGCCCGCGGCGAAGTTGACGCGCTTGCGCAGGCCCGCCGTGTCGACGAACCGCCAGGTCTCGCCGTCCAGCTCGACCAGCGAGTCGACCGGGTCGACCGTGGTGCCCGCGACCGAGTCGACGACCGAGCGCTCCTCGCCGGACAGCTTGTTCAGCAGGCTCGACTTGCCGACGTTCGGCTTGCCGACCAGCGCGACGCGCCGCGGGCCCGACGTGGCGGCACCGCCCTCGCGCGGCGACTCCGGCAGGGCCTTGAGGATCGCGTCGAGCAGGTCGCCCGAGCTGCGGCCGTGCAGCGCGCTGACCGGGTGCGGCTCGCCGAGGCCGAGCGACCACAGCGACGCGGTGTCCGCGAGCAGCCGGTCGTCGTCGACCTTGTTCGCCGCGAGCAGCACCGGCTTCTTCGAGCGGCGCAGCACCTTGGAGACGGCTTCGTCGGTGGCGGTCGCGCCGACCGAGGCGTCGATCACCAGCAGCACCGCGTCCGCGGTCTGCATGGCCATCTCGGCCTGCGCGGCGACGGAGGCCTGCAGCCCGGTCGCGTCCGGCTCCCAGCCGCCCGTGTCGACCAGGGTGAACTTGCGCCCGCCCCAGTAGGCGTCGTAGGCGACGCGGTCACGGGTCACGCCCGGCACGTCCTGCACGACGGCTTCGCGGCGGCCGAGGATGCGGTTGACCAGCGTCGACTTGCCCACGTTGGGCCGGCCGACGACGGCGAGCACCGGCTGCGCGAGCGCGGCCTCCTCGGCCAGCTCGGCCGCCTCGATCTGCGCGTCGAGCGCGGCGAACTCGGTCTCGTCCGACCAGGTGCCGTCGATCTCGCCGACGCTGTCCAACTCCGCCGACGTACTTTTTCCCGCGGAGGCGGGATCAAACACTGCCATCACTACCCAATTTCCCTTATGGCGTAACGAATCCGTTTTCGGTACGCCAATCGTCCAAAGTCTTCACGAGCGCCGCGAGCTCGCCGCGCAGCTCTTCGGTGCCCTGGTCGAGCCCGGTCTTCCCGGGACCGACCTTCGGCGAGAACGGCTCCCCCACGAGGATGTCCACGCGCGGGCGCCAGCGCCGCTTGCCGTCGGCCGGCTTGAGCGTGCCCCGCGTCGCGACCGGGAGCACGGTCGCGCCGGAGGCCCGGACCAGCCAGGCCGCACCGCGTTCGGCCGCGCCGACGTCCCCGGCACCGCGGGTGCCCTCGGGGAAGATCCCGACGACACCGCCGTCTTTCAGGACGCCGACCGCGGTCAGCAGCGGCTTGCGGTCGATCTCGCCGCGCTTGAGCGGGATCTGCCCGATCGCCAGCAGCAACTTCCCGACGATCCCGCCGAACATCTCGGCCTTGACGAGGAACGCCGAACGCCGCGGAAGCATTCCGAAGATCAGCTGCGGTTCGATCATGGAACTGTGGTTGGCGATCACGAGCAGCGGCCCGGTGGCGGGGACGCGCTCACGGCCGTGCACGCGGATGCGGAAGGCCGAACGCAGATGATACCGGCCGATGACCCGCCCGGCGTCGTGGAGCCAGCCGACGGAGCCTTCCGGCAGTCCGTCAGCTTTCATCGAGCTACCTCGGCGTTGCACCCCGCCAAGAGACCGCGGTGGCTGGCGAGTTCACTCAGCGCGACGATCACCTGGTCGATCGACAGCTCCGACGTGTCGACGTGCACGGCGTCGTCGGCGGCGCGCAGGGGCGACGTCGCCCGGGTGGAGTCGAGGTGGTCGCGGCGCTCGACCGAAGCCAGCGCGTCGGCGACCGACGACTTCCGCCCGGCCGCGGTGTCCTGGGTGCTGCGGCGCGACGCGCGGACGTCGGACGACGCGGTCAGGTAGACCTTGAGCGGCGAGTCCGGCGCGACGACCGTGCCGATGTCCCGGCCTTCGACGACGATCCCGCCGACGCTGCCGAGCACCTCGCCGATGATCCGCCGCTGCCGGGCGACGAGCAGCTCACGCACGTGCGGCACGGCCGAGACGGGCGACACGGCCTTGGTGACCTCGGGACCGCGGATGTCGGCGGCGACGTCTTCCCCGGCCAGGTGGATCTCGGGCCGGTCGGGGCTGGTGCCGATGCCGAAGTCGGTCTTGTCGGCCAGCGTGGCGACGGCGGCCGCGTCGGCCGGGTCGACGCCCGCGCGCAGCACGGCGAGGGTGACCATCCGGTACATCGCGCCGGTGTCCAGGTAGCCGGCGCCGAGGCGCTGGGCGAGCTTGCGGGCGACGGTGGTTTTCCCGGTCCCCGATGGGCCGTCCAGCGCGACCACACCACGTAGGGCTCCCGTCACCGGCACTCTCCTCGCGTTCTCGTCTCGTTCGGCTCGGGGTCCATTCTGCCGGTCGGGGTAAGGGGGAGATCAGTCGCCCCGCGCGCCGAAGCGCTCCACCACCAGTGCGAGGCGCTCGTCACGGTGAGCCGGTGACAGCCGGCGGCCCCGATCCAACGTCACCAGGCCGTGCAGGGCTCCCCAGAACACCTCCGTCAGCGCTCCCGCGTCCTCGCCCCGCGCCACCGGCTCGACCACCGCGTACAGCCCGGCGAACGCCTCCTTCATCACCGGTGGCGTGTCGTCCTGGGCGAACGGCAGCTCCGAAGCCAGCGTGAACATCGCGTCGTACAGCGCGGGCCTGGCCTCGGCGAACTCGACGTAGGCGCGGACGACGCCCGCCAGGCCGCCGTCCCGCGCGTCCGTCAGCACCGCGGCCAGCTCGGCGAAGCCCTCCAGCGCGGCCGCCGCCATGATCGAGTCCTTGCCCCCGGGGAAGTGGCTGTACAGCACC
This window of the Amycolatopsis balhimycina FH 1894 genome carries:
- a CDS encoding lysophospholipid acyltransferase family protein; this encodes MKADGLPEGSVGWLHDAGRVIGRYHLRSAFRIRVHGRERVPATGPLLVIANHSSMIEPQLIFGMLPRRSAFLVKAEMFGGIVGKLLLAIGQIPLKRGEIDRKPLLTAVGVLKDGGVVGIFPEGTRGAGDVGAAERGAAWLVRASGATVLPVATRGTLKPADGKRRWRPRVDILVGEPFSPKVGPGKTGLDQGTEELRGELAALVKTLDDWRTENGFVTP
- the der gene encoding ribosome biogenesis GTPase Der; its protein translation is MAVFDPASAGKSTSAELDSVGEIDGTWSDETEFAALDAQIEAAELAEEAALAQPVLAVVGRPNVGKSTLVNRILGRREAVVQDVPGVTRDRVAYDAYWGGRKFTLVDTGGWEPDATGLQASVAAQAEMAMQTADAVLLVIDASVGATATDEAVSKVLRRSKKPVLLAANKVDDDRLLADTASLWSLGLGEPHPVSALHGRSSGDLLDAILKALPESPREGGAATSGPRRVALVGKPNVGKSSLLNKLSGEERSVVDSVAGTTVDPVDSLVELDGETWRFVDTAGLRKRVNFAAGAEYYASLRTKTAIDAAEVAIVLLDAAEPLSEQDLRVLTMVVEAGRACVLAFNKWDLVDEDRRHAMVRELDRGLVRVPWAEKVNISALTGRSVRKLAPALRTALKSWDQRVPTGQLNAWLSDLVAATPPPVRSGKQPKVLFATQAGIRPPTLVLFTTGFLEAGYRRFIERKFREQFGFAGSPIRVNIRVREKKAKPKVGGKAARTR
- a CDS encoding TetR/AcrR family transcriptional regulator: MTQRQRRVRDRTERGQRIVTAARELAEAEGWDAVTTRRLAALIEYSQPVLYSHFPGGKDSIMAAAALEGFAELAAVLTDARDGGLAGVVRAYVEFAEARPALYDAMFTLASELPFAQDDTPPVMKEAFAGLYAVVEPVARGEDAGALTEVFWGALHGLVTLDRGRRLSPAHRDERLALVVERFGARGD
- the cmk gene encoding (d)CMP kinase — encoded protein: MVALDGPSGTGKTTVARKLAQRLGAGYLDTGAMYRMVTLAVLRAGVDPADAAAVATLADKTDFGIGTSPDRPEIHLAGEDVAADIRGPEVTKAVSPVSAVPHVRELLVARQRRIIGEVLGSVGGIVVEGRDIGTVVAPDSPLKVYLTASSDVRASRRSTQDTAAGRKSSVADALASVERRDHLDSTRATSPLRAADDAVHVDTSELSIDQVIVALSELASHRGLLAGCNAEVAR